The following proteins are co-located in the Schistocerca nitens isolate TAMUIC-IGC-003100 chromosome 2, iqSchNite1.1, whole genome shotgun sequence genome:
- the LOC126235114 gene encoding ARL14 effector protein-like, giving the protein MRVFLDKCSFLQKSCFDPFWIHKKTVKCSLREIDIKSVLKVNQCMGLNMKPGQKLCSRCVTLLKNEEYSDNLHDSDEEDQPPTTTADEQLNTSVTALGLSSMKTHKVGKKRQAQLCWSIDYTAKEFNVSTYMVKQARKVKTTQGMLSQLQ; this is encoded by the exons ATGAGAGTGTTTCTGGATAAGTGTTCTTTCCTACAAaaaagttgttttgatccattttggattcataagaagacagtgaagtgtagcctcagagaaattgatataaaatcagtattgaaagtgaatcagtgcatgggacttaacatgaaaccaggacaaaagttatgttccaggtgtgttacattactaaaaaatgaagaatattctgataatttacatgacagtgacgaagaggatcagccacctacaaccacagcggatgagcaattaaatacttctgtgactgctcttggtttgtcttccatgaagacacacaaagttgggaaaaagagacaggcccagctatg ctggtctattgactacactgcaaaggaattcaatgtttctacatatatggtaaagcaagctaggaaagtaaaaacaacccaAGGAATGCTGTCACAACTTCAGTAG